A region from the Vibrio rumoiensis genome encodes:
- a CDS encoding AAA family ATPase has product MHSDTFAQLQQYLNSQVIGQNELVKQLLVALLADGHILVEGPPGLAKTRAVKVLADCIEGDFHRVQFTPDLLPADLTGTDIFRPETGEFTFQAGPIFNSLILADEINRAPAKVQAAMLEAMAEKQITVGRESYKLPDLFLVMATQNPIEQEGTYPLPEAQLDRFLLHLEVNYPSAESELDILRLNRGEAQGHLANQPVKLSQQTIFDARQAALSIHMAENVEQYIIRLIMATRQPSQYNPLLAEWLQMGVSPRATIALDRCARAHAWLAGRDFVSPEDVQAMAFPVLRHRLLLSYQAQAEGVTTNRVIAELLAQVGSA; this is encoded by the coding sequence ATGCATTCGGACACTTTTGCCCAGCTCCAGCAATATTTGAATTCTCAAGTGATTGGCCAAAATGAATTAGTTAAACAATTATTAGTTGCACTACTTGCTGATGGGCACATATTAGTGGAAGGTCCTCCAGGGCTTGCCAAAACCCGTGCAGTTAAAGTCTTAGCAGATTGTATTGAAGGTGATTTTCATCGCGTGCAATTTACCCCAGATCTCCTTCCAGCCGATTTAACAGGTACGGATATCTTTCGCCCTGAAACGGGAGAGTTTACGTTCCAAGCCGGCCCTATATTTAATTCGCTTATTTTAGCTGATGAAATCAACCGTGCGCCTGCTAAAGTTCAAGCAGCAATGCTAGAAGCGATGGCAGAAAAGCAAATTACAGTTGGACGTGAATCTTATAAATTACCTGACCTATTCCTAGTGATGGCAACTCAAAACCCGATTGAACAAGAAGGTACCTACCCTCTTCCTGAAGCACAATTAGACCGATTCTTACTGCACCTCGAAGTCAATTATCCAAGTGCTGAAAGTGAATTAGACATCTTGCGTCTTAACCGTGGAGAAGCTCAAGGTCACCTTGCCAATCAACCTGTGAAGTTATCTCAACAAACCATTTTCGATGCTCGACAGGCTGCTTTATCTATTCACATGGCCGAAAATGTTGAGCAATATATTATTCGTCTCATTATGGCAACGCGTCAGCCATCACAATACAACCCACTGCTAGCCGAATGGTTACAAATGGGAGTCAGCCCACGTGCGACTATTGCACTTGATCGCTGTGCTCGTGCGCATGCTTGGCTTGCAGGTCGTGATTTTGTCAGCCCTGAAGATGTACAAGCTATGGCCTTCCCTGTATTGCGTCACCGCTTATTACTTAGCTATCAAGCACAAGCTGAAGGCGTGACCACTAACCGCGTCATCGCAGAATTATTAGCACAGGTTGGCAGTGCATGA
- a CDS encoding chromosome partitioning protein ParA, whose translation MSNDIEKELEQMSAEMTDAPETPLPSIEEQKAIVAKLKQLEAEGKLTPEVLEEHFGKFNDDEARPVH comes from the coding sequence ATGAGTAATGATATCGAAAAAGAGCTAGAGCAAATGTCGGCAGAAATGACAGACGCTCCAGAAACGCCATTACCAAGCATTGAAGAACAAAAAGCAATTGTTGCAAAGCTTAAGCAACTAGAAGCTGAAGGTAAGTTAACACCAGAAGTTCTTGAAGAGCATTTCGGTAAGTTTAACGATGATGAAGCACGTCCAGTGCATTAA
- a CDS encoding DUF3820 family protein: MLEKENLIKLARMPMPFGKYAGRMLIDLPEEYLLWFQNKAEFPKGELGDLLRLCLALKVEGLDSLVKPLKC; this comes from the coding sequence GTGTTAGAAAAAGAGAACCTGATAAAGCTAGCTCGCATGCCGATGCCATTTGGTAAGTATGCAGGGCGAATGTTAATTGATTTACCTGAAGAGTATTTGTTGTGGTTTCAAAATAAAGCTGAATTTCCAAAAGGTGAACTAGGGGATTTATTGAGGCTATGTTTAGCACTGAAAGTAGAAGGTTTAGATAGCTTAGTGAAACCACTAAAATGCTAA
- a CDS encoding DUF3581 domain-containing protein — translation MFLTSYFSTQDNAFQFTRQQASHFAKKVAGDFNPIHDEDSKRFCVPGDLLFAVLLQQEGISQKMSFRFSGMVSDGVALHIEEKGPQDSALVDENGKEYLLMHHEGQKSQDQNFIEHVVTNYVQFSGMNFPHIMVPLMEEQQMMINTQRPLVIYESMDVEFCRLDLSHPEVDFTGATFDVTGKRGVVTLNFDFKENGEVVGKGVKKMVASGLRPYQQEDIDEFVARFNACKAAFTAEHNG, via the coding sequence ATGTTTCTAACATCTTATTTCTCAACTCAAGATAACGCTTTCCAATTTACTCGTCAGCAAGCGAGTCATTTCGCCAAAAAAGTAGCGGGTGACTTTAACCCTATTCATGATGAAGACAGTAAACGTTTCTGTGTTCCGGGCGATCTTTTATTTGCCGTGCTGTTGCAACAAGAAGGCATCAGTCAAAAAATGAGCTTTCGCTTTTCAGGCATGGTTTCTGATGGTGTTGCTTTACATATCGAAGAGAAAGGGCCTCAAGACAGTGCTTTAGTTGATGAAAATGGTAAAGAATACCTACTCATGCATCACGAAGGTCAAAAAAGCCAAGATCAAAATTTCATTGAACATGTTGTCACAAACTATGTTCAATTTTCTGGCATGAATTTCCCACACATCATGGTTCCTTTAATGGAAGAGCAACAAATGATGATTAATACTCAACGCCCTCTCGTGATCTACGAAAGCATGGATGTTGAGTTCTGCCGTTTAGATCTTTCACACCCAGAAGTCGATTTTACTGGTGCAACATTCGATGTAACAGGCAAACGTGGCGTAGTCACTTTAAACTTTGATTTTAAAGAGAATGGCGAAGTCGTAGGCAAAGGCGTGAAAAAGATGGTTGCAAGTGGTTTAAGACCTTATCAACAAGAAGATATTGATGAGTTTGTTGCTCGCTTTAACGCGTGTAAAGCTGCTTTTACCGCTGAACATAATGGCTAA
- the thrS gene encoding threonine--tRNA ligase: protein MPVITLPDGSTRQFDNAVSTMDVALSIGPGLAKATIAGRVDGNRVDACDLIENDASLEIITAKDEDGLEIIRHSCAHLLGHAIKQLFPEAKMAIGPTIDKGFYYDIDLEHSLTQEDLDAIEKRMKELAKTKYQVVKKKVSWQEARDAFEARGESYKIEILDENVARDDRPGLYHHEEYIDMCRGPHVPNMSFCQHFTLLNVAGAYWRGNSDNKMLQRIYGTAFADKKQLKEHLVRLEEAAKRDHRKIGKHLDLFHMQQEAPGMVFWHHNGWSIFRELEVFVREKLTEYDYQEVKGPLMMDRVLWERSGHWDKYADAMFTTSSENREYAIKPMNCPGHVQIFNQGLKSYRDLPLRMAEFGSCHRNEPSGALHGIMRVRGFTQDDAHIFCTEDQIQDEVKQCIKMVYDVYNTFGFENIVVKLSTRPEQRVGSDEIWDKSESDLKLALESMDIPYEIQEGEGAFYGPKIEFTLYDCLDRAWQCGTVQLDFNLPGRLGATYVGESNERLVPVMIHRAILGSLERFIGILIEEYAGFFPTWLAPEQAVITGITDKQADYVQQVAQKLQKSGFKVKADLRNEKIGFKIREHTLKRVPYMLVCGDQEMEAGEIAVRTRKGKDLGKFKVEDFISYLQADVSSRKLNLEE from the coding sequence ATGCCTGTAATTACTCTTCCTGATGGCAGTACTCGCCAATTCGACAACGCTGTTTCAACTATGGATGTTGCGCTATCTATCGGCCCTGGTCTTGCAAAAGCAACCATCGCTGGCCGTGTAGATGGTAATCGTGTTGATGCGTGTGATCTGATTGAAAATGATGCGAGCTTAGAAATCATCACTGCTAAAGATGAAGATGGTTTAGAAATCATTCGCCACTCTTGTGCTCACTTGCTAGGTCATGCGATTAAGCAACTTTTCCCTGAAGCAAAAATGGCGATTGGTCCAACGATCGATAAAGGTTTCTATTACGACATCGATCTTGAGCATTCTTTAACGCAAGAAGATTTAGACGCAATTGAAAAGCGTATGAAAGAACTTGCTAAAACGAAATATCAAGTCGTTAAGAAGAAAGTAAGCTGGCAAGAAGCACGTGATGCTTTTGAAGCACGTGGCGAAAGTTACAAAATTGAAATCTTAGATGAGAATGTCGCACGTGACGATCGTCCAGGCCTCTATCATCATGAAGAATACATTGATATGTGTCGTGGTCCACATGTTCCTAATATGAGTTTCTGCCAACATTTCACATTATTAAATGTTGCTGGCGCATATTGGCGTGGTAATAGCGATAACAAAATGCTGCAACGTATCTACGGCACAGCCTTTGCGGATAAAAAGCAGCTTAAAGAGCACCTTGTTCGTTTAGAAGAAGCGGCAAAGCGTGATCACCGTAAAATCGGTAAACACCTAGATTTGTTCCATATGCAGCAAGAAGCACCAGGTATGGTGTTCTGGCATCACAATGGTTGGTCTATTTTCCGTGAACTAGAAGTGTTTGTACGTGAAAAACTGACAGAATACGACTACCAAGAAGTAAAAGGCCCACTAATGATGGACCGTGTACTGTGGGAACGCTCTGGTCACTGGGATAAATATGCGGATGCGATGTTCACGACGTCTTCTGAAAACCGTGAATACGCGATTAAACCAATGAACTGCCCAGGTCATGTGCAAATCTTTAACCAAGGTTTGAAGTCTTACCGTGATCTTCCATTACGCATGGCTGAATTTGGTTCATGTCACCGTAACGAACCTTCGGGCGCTCTGCACGGTATTATGCGTGTTCGTGGCTTTACTCAAGATGATGCCCATATTTTCTGTACAGAAGATCAAATTCAAGATGAAGTGAAGCAATGCATCAAGATGGTTTACGATGTTTACAATACTTTTGGTTTTGAAAATATCGTTGTCAAATTATCGACTCGTCCAGAACAACGTGTAGGGTCAGATGAAATTTGGGATAAATCAGAAAGCGATTTGAAACTAGCATTAGAATCGATGGATATTCCATATGAGATTCAAGAAGGTGAAGGCGCATTCTATGGCCCTAAGATCGAATTTACACTATACGATTGCTTAGACCGAGCATGGCAATGTGGTACGGTTCAGCTTGATTTCAATTTACCAGGCCGTTTAGGTGCAACTTATGTTGGTGAAAGCAACGAACGTTTAGTTCCCGTTATGATTCACCGTGCAATTTTAGGTTCACTCGAGCGCTTTATTGGTATTTTGATTGAAGAATATGCTGGCTTCTTCCCAACTTGGTTGGCACCGGAGCAAGCGGTTATTACCGGAATCACCGATAAACAAGCGGATTATGTGCAACAAGTTGCACAAAAATTGCAAAAATCTGGCTTTAAAGTAAAAGCGGACTTGAGAAATGAGAAGATTGGCTTTAAAATCCGCGAACATACTTTAAAGCGTGTGCCTTATATGCTCGTTTGTGGTGACCAAGAAATGGAAGCTGGCGAAATAGCAGTACGTACACGTAAAGGCAAGGACCTCGGTAAATTCAAAGTTGAAGATTTTATTTCTTATCTTCAAGCCGATGTTTCAAGCCGTAAGCTCAATCTGGAGGAATAA
- the infC gene encoding translation initiation factor IF-3, producing the protein MKGGRKGQQPAKQNQHRLNDEIRGVKEVRLTGADGEAVGVVSIEDALEAAVEAGMDLVEISPNAEPPVCRVMDYGKFLFEKSKAAKEQKKKQKQIQIKEIKFRPGTDIGDYQVKLRNLTGFLEDGNKVKVTIRFRGREMAHQEIGVDVLNRLKADTEELAVVESFPTRIEGRQMIMMLAPKKK; encoded by the coding sequence ATTAAAGGCGGAAGAAAAGGCCAACAACCGGCCAAGCAAAACCAGCATCGTTTAAACGATGAAATTCGCGGCGTTAAAGAAGTACGCTTAACAGGTGCAGACGGCGAAGCTGTTGGTGTCGTTTCAATTGAAGATGCCCTAGAAGCAGCTGTTGAAGCTGGTATGGATCTGGTAGAAATCAGTCCAAACGCTGAACCACCAGTCTGTCGTGTCATGGACTATGGTAAATTCCTCTTTGAGAAGAGCAAAGCTGCTAAAGAGCAGAAGAAGAAGCAAAAACAGATCCAGATTAAGGAAATTAAATTCCGTCCTGGGACTGATATTGGAGACTATCAGGTAAAACTACGCAACCTGACTGGTTTCCTTGAAGACGGCAACAAAGTGAAAGTAACTATTCGCTTCCGTGGTCGTGAAATGGCGCATCAAGAAATTGGCGTTGACGTTCTAAACCGTTTGAAAGCCGACACTGAAGAGTTAGCAGTGGTTGAATCTTTCCCAACGCGTATAGAAGGTCGTCAAATGATCATGATGCTAGCCCCTAAAAAGAAGTAA
- the rpmI gene encoding 50S ribosomal protein L35 has protein sequence MPKMKTNRGAAKRFKKTGGGFKFKHATKRHILTKRTTKNKRQLRPNSILPKCEVAGVVRMLPYA, from the coding sequence ATGCCTAAGATGAAAACAAACCGAGGCGCTGCGAAGCGTTTCAAAAAAACTGGTGGCGGCTTTAAATTCAAGCACGCAACTAAACGTCACATCCTGACTAAACGTACTACTAAAAACAAGCGTCAGCTTCGTCCAAACTCAATCCTTCCTAAATGTGAAGTGGCTGGTGTTGTTCGTATGCTTCCATACGCTTAA
- the rplT gene encoding 50S ribosomal protein L20, producing MPRVKRGVQARARHKKVLKQAKGYYGARSRVYRVAFQAVTKAGQYAYRDRRNKKRTFRQLWIARINAASRQNGLSYSRFINGLKKASIEIDRKILADIAVFDKAAFAVLVEKAKAAL from the coding sequence ATGCCTCGCGTAAAACGTGGTGTACAAGCTCGTGCACGTCATAAGAAAGTTCTAAAGCAAGCTAAAGGTTACTACGGAGCACGTTCACGTGTTTACCGCGTAGCTTTCCAAGCAGTTACAAAAGCTGGTCAATACGCATACCGTGACCGTCGCAATAAAAAGCGTACGTTCCGTCAACTATGGATCGCTCGTATTAACGCTGCATCTCGTCAAAATGGTCTATCTTACAGCCGTTTCATCAACGGTCTTAAGAAAGCATCTATCGAGATCGATCGTAAGATCCTTGCTGATATCGCTGTATTCGACAAAGCTGCTTTCGCAGTACTAGTTGAAAAAGCAAAAGCTGCTCTTTAA
- a CDS encoding IS30 family transposase: MNYQQLTEGRRYQISALLEQGISISEIAKTVKCHRSTLYRELRRCGTKEQYSPDTAQQLSRAKRLNASKYRVPQQRVEFIEFLITQDWSPEQISHVLTRIGEKVSHEWIYRFIACNKRQGGKLFRHLRQGHKRYRRGKKDKAPAIKNAISIDERPKDVDNRTRFGDWEIDTVLGKHGTGAIVTILERATRFYLVKKVPSKSAEDVTRATIDLLRPYKRFVHTITADNGREFAGHMEVAQALETDVYFAHPYSSWERGANENANGLLRQYIKKGTDLRSVSDDEVERAQLRINYRPKKCLGFKQPAVIFSKMMLAA; this comes from the coding sequence ATGAATTATCAGCAGTTGACCGAGGGAAGACGATACCAGATTTCTGCCCTTTTAGAACAGGGAATTTCAATTTCTGAAATTGCCAAAACCGTAAAATGTCACCGCTCAACTCTCTATAGAGAGTTGAGACGATGCGGTACAAAAGAACAATATTCACCAGATACAGCCCAGCAACTATCTAGGGCAAAGCGATTAAACGCATCTAAGTATCGAGTACCGCAACAACGTGTCGAATTTATTGAGTTTTTAATAACGCAAGACTGGAGTCCAGAGCAAATATCTCACGTTCTTACTCGTATTGGAGAAAAAGTCAGTCATGAATGGATTTACCGTTTTATTGCCTGCAATAAACGGCAAGGCGGTAAACTGTTTCGTCATTTACGCCAAGGTCATAAACGCTATAGAAGAGGCAAGAAAGATAAAGCTCCCGCAATAAAAAATGCCATTTCAATAGATGAAAGACCCAAAGATGTCGATAATCGTACACGTTTTGGTGATTGGGAAATTGATACAGTTCTTGGTAAACATGGTACGGGCGCTATTGTCACAATCTTAGAGCGAGCCACACGGTTTTATTTAGTAAAAAAAGTGCCTTCAAAATCAGCAGAAGATGTGACCAGAGCGACGATAGACTTATTACGGCCATACAAACGATTTGTTCATACTATAACGGCCGATAATGGCAGAGAATTTGCGGGTCATATGGAAGTAGCACAAGCCTTAGAAACCGATGTGTATTTTGCTCACCCTTATAGTTCTTGGGAGCGCGGTGCTAATGAAAATGCTAATGGCCTGTTGAGACAATATATCAAGAAAGGAACAGATTTACGGTCGGTGAGTGATGATGAAGTTGAGCGAGCCCAACTTCGGATAAATTATCGTCCAAAGAAGTGTTTAGGGTTCAAGCAACCAGCCGTCATTTTTAGCAAAATGATGTTGGCTGCTTGA
- the tssC gene encoding type VI secretion system contractile sheath large subunit: MSTLEKALDNATLERSSLLDEVMAQTRIAPNEEGYDIAKKGIAAFIENLVNADRTEEPVNKSLVDQMLVELDRKISAQMDEILHDNAFQQMESSWKGLKLLVDRTDFRENNKIDLLHATKEELLEDFEFSPETTQSGLYKHVYSSGYGQFGGEPTGTIIGNFAFTPSTPDMRLLQYMASIGAMSHAPFISSVGPEFFGIDSFEELPNLKDLKSIFESPKYTKWRSLRDSEDARYIGLTAPRFLLRVPYDPTENPIKSFNYKESVTASHDHYLWGNTAFAFASRLTDSFAKYRWCPNVIGPQSGGAVEDLPVHVYESMGALQAKIPTEVLVTDRKEFELAEEGFISLTMRKGSDNATFFSANSIQKPKVFPNTKEGKEAETNYKLGTQLPYMMIINRLAHYIKVLQREQIGSWKERQDLERELNGWIKQYVADQENPPADVRSRRPLRAAKIEVSDVEGNPGWYQVSMSVRPHFKYMGASFELSLVGRLDQA; encoded by the coding sequence ATGTCTACACTTGAGAAAGCTCTTGATAATGCAACGTTAGAGCGCAGTAGTTTACTTGATGAAGTAATGGCTCAAACTCGTATTGCCCCAAATGAAGAAGGTTATGATATCGCTAAGAAGGGCATTGCTGCATTCATTGAAAATCTGGTCAATGCTGATCGTACTGAAGAACCGGTAAATAAATCTCTCGTTGACCAGATGTTGGTTGAATTAGATCGTAAAATCAGTGCTCAGATGGATGAAATTCTTCATGATAATGCATTTCAGCAAATGGAATCATCATGGAAAGGTCTAAAACTTTTAGTTGATCGTACTGATTTCAGAGAAAACAACAAAATCGATCTATTACACGCCACCAAAGAAGAATTATTAGAAGATTTTGAGTTTTCGCCTGAAACAACGCAATCAGGTTTGTATAAGCACGTCTACTCATCAGGTTATGGTCAATTTGGTGGTGAACCAACAGGGACGATTATTGGTAATTTTGCATTTACGCCATCAACACCAGATATGCGTCTATTGCAATATATGGCTTCTATTGGTGCGATGTCTCATGCGCCATTCATTTCAAGTGTGGGTCCCGAGTTTTTCGGTATTGATTCATTTGAAGAGTTGCCTAATCTGAAAGATTTAAAATCTATTTTTGAAAGTCCTAAATATACTAAATGGCGATCATTACGAGATTCAGAAGACGCCCGTTATATTGGTCTGACAGCGCCAAGATTCTTATTACGTGTGCCTTACGATCCAACAGAAAATCCGATTAAATCTTTTAATTATAAAGAAAGTGTTACTGCATCCCATGATCACTATTTATGGGGTAACACGGCATTTGCCTTTGCTAGTCGTCTAACCGATAGTTTTGCGAAATATCGTTGGTGTCCGAATGTTATTGGGCCTCAAAGTGGTGGTGCGGTTGAAGATCTTCCTGTCCATGTGTATGAATCAATGGGGGCTTTGCAAGCCAAAATTCCAACAGAAGTGTTGGTGACAGACCGCAAAGAGTTTGAATTAGCGGAAGAAGGATTCATTTCTCTAACCATGAGAAAAGGAAGTGATAATGCTACTTTCTTCTCTGCCAACTCGATTCAAAAACCTAAAGTTTTCCCAAATACCAAAGAAGGGAAAGAAGCTGAAACGAACTATAAGTTAGGGACACAGCTGCCTTATATGATGATCATCAACCGATTGGCTCATTATATTAAAGTGTTACAACGTGAACAGATTGGCTCATGGAAGGAACGACAAGATCTAGAGCGTGAACTTAATGGCTGGATTAAGCAATACGTTGCCGATCAAGAAAACCCACCGGCAGATGTCCGTAGTCGTCGCCCGTTACGTGCTGCAAAAATTGAAGTGTCAGATGTAGAAGGAAATCCAGGCTGGTATCAAGTTTCGATGTCTGTACGTCCTCACTTCAAGTATATGGGCGCTAGCTTTGAGCTATCTCTAGTTGGTCGTTTGGATCAAGCTTAA
- the tssE gene encoding type VI secretion system baseplate subunit TssE, producing the protein MAYIAPEESAFGISFLERLEADAKPLNIIQAPVLSDVLNSIRNNISNILNTRMGDSQSSPSLGLIDFNDATLEVADLSMTIRLAIKKCLDSYEPRSKNISVYASFDRFDALALRFQILAELDHDAIHKKVKLDLMLDQNKKYRVF; encoded by the coding sequence ATGGCCTATATAGCACCAGAAGAAAGTGCGTTTGGTATCAGCTTCCTTGAACGTTTGGAAGCTGATGCTAAGCCTTTGAATATCATCCAAGCGCCTGTGCTAAGTGATGTGCTTAATTCTATTCGAAACAATATCTCAAATATTTTAAACACTAGGATGGGGGACTCTCAAAGTAGCCCCAGCCTAGGGCTAATTGATTTTAATGATGCAACCTTAGAAGTGGCAGACCTGTCTATGACCATTCGGTTAGCGATTAAGAAATGTTTAGATAGTTACGAACCAAGGTCAAAGAATATTTCGGTATATGCATCATTTGATCGTTTTGATGCCTTAGCATTACGTTTTCAGATTTTGGCTGAGCTGGATCATGACGCCATTCATAAGAAAGTGAAACTGGATTTAATGTTAGATCAAAATAAAAAATACAGAGTATTTTAA
- a CDS encoding pectate lyase — translation MSNFASQQNILRTLVSLSVVTENAHWKNTATKMAKQFLDNYTDSESGLFHWGGHRFINQQTGEIEGPASKERVHELKHHFPYYEFLYQVDAKKTTQFLHGFWAAHVLDWQKLDLSRHGQYGVKPIDNVFRYHQPKPVVDPSLWPQLPETVGLTFVNASTDLIYAATFYSQYQTDVHAEMWAKHLYKQFVLARNPETGMPVYQFSSPLQREPIPDDDNLTYSWFGDRAKRQFGSEFGEIAKEANVLFRDSWPVVVDNPLAILECAKQTGDEEMLAWATSGIKAYFKFAWDMMGNTIVPMWNNGHDMTGYVFPRDGYYGKKGTELKRQPVDPAYLLPLIRACIVSDDVEIRELTATMFARFELGLIAPDTMWLTEVNIDTAIASPYLLFALLDLYEFTGQDKLLLLADSIGKNIIEQKFHRGYFVPSEQHRFARFDDPASFALIALEAAHQGQYADMPTHISNGGYLHGEVSQGDRIETVYDRDIIYGVTIE, via the coding sequence ATGAGTAATTTTGCTAGCCAACAGAATATATTACGCACTTTGGTTAGTTTATCTGTCGTCACGGAGAATGCTCATTGGAAAAACACCGCGACGAAAATGGCCAAGCAGTTTCTCGATAATTATACCGATTCAGAAAGTGGGCTATTTCATTGGGGAGGGCATCGTTTTATTAACCAACAGACTGGGGAAATTGAAGGTCCAGCCAGTAAAGAACGTGTTCATGAATTGAAGCATCATTTCCCTTATTATGAATTTCTATATCAAGTTGATGCAAAGAAGACTACCCAATTTTTACACGGTTTTTGGGCGGCTCATGTTTTGGATTGGCAGAAGTTAGATTTAAGTCGCCATGGTCAATATGGCGTCAAACCGATTGATAATGTTTTCAGATATCATCAACCTAAACCTGTTGTTGACCCTAGTCTCTGGCCACAGCTACCTGAAACGGTTGGCTTAACCTTTGTTAATGCTTCTACTGATTTGATTTACGCTGCAACATTTTATTCTCAGTATCAAACGGATGTACATGCCGAAATGTGGGCCAAGCATCTCTATAAGCAATTTGTGCTGGCGCGTAATCCAGAAACCGGTATGCCTGTCTATCAATTTTCATCACCGTTACAAAGAGAGCCGATTCCTGATGATGATAATTTGACCTATTCGTGGTTTGGAGATCGAGCCAAGCGTCAATTTGGATCTGAATTCGGTGAGATAGCAAAAGAGGCTAATGTGCTATTTCGTGATAGTTGGCCGGTAGTGGTGGATAATCCGTTAGCGATTTTAGAGTGTGCTAAGCAAACCGGTGATGAAGAAATGCTCGCTTGGGCGACCAGTGGTATTAAGGCTTACTTTAAATTTGCTTGGGATATGATGGGAAATACCATCGTTCCTATGTGGAATAATGGCCACGATATGACGGGTTACGTTTTCCCTCGAGATGGTTATTACGGCAAAAAGGGGACGGAATTAAAACGCCAGCCGGTAGACCCCGCGTATTTATTGCCTCTAATAAGGGCCTGTATTGTTAGCGATGATGTTGAGATCAGAGAACTCACCGCAACGATGTTCGCACGCTTTGAGCTGGGTTTAATTGCTCCTGATACAATGTGGTTAACAGAGGTGAATATAGATACCGCCATCGCCTCTCCATATTTATTATTCGCGTTGCTCGATCTCTATGAATTTACTGGGCAAGATAAATTATTATTACTCGCAGATTCAATTGGTAAGAATATAATAGAGCAGAAATTTCATCGTGGGTATTTTGTACCATCAGAGCAACATCGTTTTGCTCGTTTTGATGATCCAGCTTCTTTTGCTCTTATTGCATTAGAAGCAGCGCATCAAGGTCAATATGCCGACATGCCTACACACATTTCAAACGGTGGTTACTTGCATGGCGAAGTGAGCCAAGGTGACCGAATTGAAACTGTATATGATCGCGACATCATTTATGGGGTAACCATAGAATAG